One window of Candidatus Nitrospira kreftii genomic DNA carries:
- a CDS encoding hypothetical protein (conserved protein of unknown function), which translates to MQPSTVPSPKNWRLSAIIARSVGIIAIALGFVLGMYGLDHPDSHWLQTALGLLVTGMVAQGYALYCSIKGMRNRNS; encoded by the coding sequence ATGCAGCCTTCCACCGTCCCATCACCCAAGAATTGGCGGCTGAGCGCCATCATCGCACGATCGGTCGGTATTATTGCCATCGCGCTCGGGTTCGTCCTCGGGATGTATGGGCTGGATCATCCTGACTCTCATTGGTTACAGACCGCACTTGGATTGCTGGTGACTGGAATGGTGGCTCAGGGGTATGCGCTTTACTGTTCGATTAAGGGGATGCGGAACCGGAACTCCTGA
- a CDS encoding hypothetical protein (conserved protein of unknown function) — protein sequence MKTLVLANQKGGVGKTAIACQLGYFLVEQLKKRVLIIDLDHQGNTSKNIIMSKLATISATTANQLLIDPVTTIEEGNFVMVPSHGDLLKLERREEAHNQFATNLKLFLNEMDDRFDVAIIDTNPNPDIRVLASLVVGDFVLSPIQLNQEAVDGIAALRAQVLKIQSTLNKDLRFIGLLPNLVEPTPFQRANFEQLCTAFASLFIRLDDGRMAAIPSRTAVAEAQAMGAPIWTLQKTSSRDAWMHLKPIFQKVAHTMGVTE from the coding sequence ATGAAAACGTTAGTCTTGGCGAATCAGAAGGGTGGCGTCGGGAAAACAGCGATTGCCTGCCAGCTTGGGTATTTTCTTGTCGAACAACTCAAGAAACGGGTTTTGATCATCGACCTCGATCATCAGGGAAATACGTCGAAAAACATCATCATGTCGAAACTGGCCACAATTTCGGCAACCACGGCCAATCAATTGTTGATCGATCCGGTCACCACCATTGAGGAGGGGAATTTTGTGATGGTCCCGTCGCACGGTGATCTCCTCAAACTCGAAAGACGAGAAGAAGCGCACAACCAATTTGCGACGAATCTCAAACTGTTTCTCAATGAAATGGATGATCGGTTTGATGTCGCGATTATTGACACGAATCCCAACCCTGATATTCGTGTGCTGGCATCACTTGTGGTAGGAGATTTTGTGTTGTCTCCGATTCAGTTGAATCAAGAAGCCGTCGACGGTATTGCTGCCCTACGGGCGCAGGTCCTCAAGATACAAAGTACACTCAATAAGGACCTCAGATTTATCGGGCTCCTTCCGAATCTTGTGGAGCCAACCCCATTTCAACGCGCCAATTTTGAACAGCTCTGCACAGCTTTTGCCTCGTTGTTTATTCGGCTGGACGATGGGCGCATGGCTGCCATTCCATCACGAACGGCCGTAGCTGAAGCGCAGGCGATGGGGGCACCGATTTGGACATTGCAAAAAACAAGTTCACGCGATGCGTGGATGCATCTCAAACCAATCTTTCAAAAAGTGGCTCATACTATGGGGGTGACAGAATGA
- a CDS encoding hypothetical protein (conserved protein of unknown function), giving the protein MIGWWLLGGVVTMMGGVLAYKVWRPRRRLSSGSHTVMTKTTDGELLQFLVRPTRKTGKDL; this is encoded by the coding sequence ATGATTGGGTGGTGGCTGCTCGGTGGGGTTGTGACGATGATGGGTGGAGTCCTTGCGTACAAGGTATGGAGACCACGCCGTCGACTCTCGTCAGGATCCCATACGGTAATGACCAAAACGACGGATGGGGAGCTCCTTCAATTTCTGGTCAGGCCAACCCGCAAGACCGGAAAAGATCTGTGA
- a CDS encoding hypothetical protein (conserved protein of unknown function): protein MGIPILIACFQIGCSHTPQYTSKDLTTLPCEQKAHEFFFPLEFDEHGSFVYDDQPSEITKAIPEADSIYVFVHGWNKDTKLAETDYQDLICRFYTHSKASKKKSIIIGLFWPSTEFPPLLNFWAMKGRADTLAATGFQDLMKILADGAKTNSGRHYDLVMIGHSFGGRIILNGISQFTAEVTPEIHGFFSGLNQFQIVLITAAMNEYILLKTSMFGVSKYHDSLRAEWDSDAFYNRLATQARRSFSADEILLDPAELRVVWHPTLVQLSGVVDLRIYNIFSSNDQANKLLYPI from the coding sequence ATGGGCATCCCTATTCTCATAGCGTGTTTCCAAATTGGATGCTCACATACACCGCAATACACAAGTAAAGATCTGACAACCCTACCTTGTGAACAAAAAGCACATGAGTTCTTCTTTCCTCTTGAGTTCGACGAACACGGGAGTTTTGTATACGACGACCAGCCATCGGAAATAACGAAAGCAATCCCTGAAGCAGATAGCATTTACGTATTCGTTCACGGCTGGAACAAGGACACCAAGCTGGCGGAAACCGACTATCAGGACTTGATCTGTCGGTTCTATACTCATAGCAAGGCTAGCAAGAAAAAATCCATCATCATAGGGTTATTCTGGCCATCGACAGAGTTTCCACCACTTCTCAACTTCTGGGCAATGAAGGGAAGAGCTGATACCCTCGCGGCTACTGGTTTTCAGGACCTGATGAAGATTCTCGCCGATGGTGCAAAGACTAATTCTGGACGGCACTACGACCTGGTGATGATAGGCCACAGCTTTGGCGGGCGAATTATCTTGAACGGCATCTCACAGTTCACTGCAGAGGTAACTCCCGAAATTCATGGCTTCTTTTCAGGACTCAACCAGTTTCAGATTGTTTTGATCACCGCCGCCATGAATGAATACATTTTACTGAAAACATCGATGTTCGGAGTCAGCAAGTACCATGACTCACTGAGAGCAGAGTGGGATTCTGACGCGTTTTACAACCGACTCGCAACGCAAGCTCGCCGATCTTTTTCAGCCGATGAAATTCTCCTAGATCCTGCGGAATTACGTGTTGTCTGGCACCCCACTCTTGTTCAACTGAGCGGTGTAGTGGATTTGCGCATATACAATATCTTTTCCTCCAATGATCAAGCAAACAAACTCCTCTATCCCATTTGA
- a CDS encoding hypothetical protein (conserved protein of unknown function) — protein sequence MAKKLSPPEIMRNLAIGYWVSRLVHVAAKLRLADLLKGGSRSIEDLASAADVQPGALYRLLRALASVGIFAETKGRRFKLTPLAATLQTGVSNSMHAWALMINESWMWDSWKELLPGVKTGEMPFLKAHGMPIFQYLARHPEDLEVFGESMSSLSQAENPAITAAYTFTKGRTIVDVGGGHGSLLAAILKKNPTLKGVLFDQGAVIARAENDKHLTARGVAQRCRLESGSFFEAVPKGGDAYIMKYILHDWNDDECVQILTNCRTAMNEKGKVLVVDNVVSAGNDPSWGKLLDIQMLIIGGRERTKEEFAALFAEAGLKLVRIVPTKCPLSIVEGVRL from the coding sequence ATGGCAAAGAAGCTATCACCACCAGAAATCATGCGGAATCTCGCCATAGGGTATTGGGTGTCGCGTTTAGTTCATGTTGCGGCAAAGCTCCGATTGGCAGACCTACTAAAAGGCGGCTCCCGGAGTATCGAAGATTTAGCATCGGCCGCCGACGTGCAGCCGGGAGCCCTCTATCGCCTCCTTCGTGCACTCGCAAGCGTCGGCATCTTTGCAGAAACCAAAGGCCGACGGTTCAAACTCACGCCGCTTGCGGCCACGCTTCAAACCGGCGTCTCCAATTCCATGCATGCCTGGGCGCTGATGATCAATGAAAGCTGGATGTGGGACAGCTGGAAGGAGTTACTGCCGGGAGTCAAGACAGGTGAAATGCCGTTTCTGAAGGCACACGGAATGCCGATTTTCCAGTATCTTGCGCGTCATCCTGAGGATCTTGAGGTATTCGGCGAATCGATGTCTAGCCTTTCTCAGGCTGAAAATCCGGCGATTACGGCTGCGTATACGTTCACAAAAGGTCGGACCATCGTGGACGTGGGCGGCGGGCACGGCAGTCTCCTGGCCGCGATCTTAAAGAAGAACCCTACTCTGAAGGGAGTGTTGTTTGATCAGGGCGCCGTCATCGCGCGTGCCGAGAACGACAAGCACCTCACGGCAAGAGGTGTTGCGCAACGATGCCGGCTGGAATCAGGAAGCTTTTTTGAAGCGGTGCCAAAGGGCGGAGACGCGTACATCATGAAGTACATTCTGCATGACTGGAATGATGATGAGTGCGTCCAGATTCTTACCAATTGCCGGACCGCTATGAATGAAAAGGGGAAAGTGCTGGTGGTTGATAACGTCGTGTCCGCTGGGAACGACCCAAGCTGGGGGAAATTGCTCGACATACAAATGCTGATCATCGGAGGGCGTGAGCGTACGAAAGAGGAGTTTGCAGCGTTGTTTGCGGAAGCTGGGTTGAAACTGGTCAGAATTGTGCCGACCAAGTGCCCGCTCAGCATTGTGGAAGGTGTCAGACTATGA
- a CDS encoding hypothetical protein (conserved protein of unknown function), whose protein sequence is MKKPMTATLDLTALDRTASTPAPAPDPIAKERTVTAEVLGRPLQIPVKDIEEDPAQPRQEFDAESMAELENSIRLHGVKTPVSIRPHPTEQKRWILNFGARRLRASRAVGKATIPAFVDRSHTDYQQVIENLQREDLKPRELAMFIKKKIDDGEKQAQIAELLGVNRSMVTNHLALIDPPSCIEEIYATGKCLSAKTLYDLRNLHKEFPDEVDRWCATAEEITRAAVSALSEKLRGPKKSKVTSSQSEQQSDEKTPSQAVAMPSLIVIFQHRSGTVDLQHAPQQPNHLIVHFADGNQEEVPARDCQIDQLIFQ, encoded by the coding sequence ATGAAAAAACCAATGACCGCAACACTGGATCTTACGGCTCTTGATCGTACCGCTTCGACTCCTGCTCCGGCTCCAGATCCGATCGCCAAAGAACGGACCGTGACGGCTGAAGTCTTAGGACGTCCGCTTCAAATTCCAGTCAAGGATATTGAGGAGGATCCTGCCCAGCCGCGCCAAGAATTCGATGCGGAGAGTATGGCGGAATTGGAGAATAGCATCAGGCTCCACGGGGTCAAAACTCCGGTGTCCATTCGTCCGCATCCCACAGAGCAGAAGAGATGGATTTTGAATTTTGGCGCCAGACGACTTCGAGCTTCCAGAGCTGTGGGTAAAGCTACGATCCCAGCATTTGTCGATCGATCGCATACAGACTACCAGCAGGTCATCGAGAACTTGCAGCGAGAAGATCTGAAGCCTCGGGAGCTGGCGATGTTTATCAAGAAGAAGATAGACGATGGAGAGAAGCAGGCCCAAATCGCCGAACTCCTTGGTGTGAATCGGTCCATGGTGACGAACCATTTAGCGCTCATCGATCCACCGTCCTGTATCGAAGAGATTTATGCCACAGGAAAATGTCTCTCAGCCAAGACGCTCTACGATTTACGGAATTTGCACAAAGAATTTCCTGATGAGGTTGATCGGTGGTGTGCCACTGCTGAAGAGATTACGCGTGCAGCGGTGTCAGCGTTGTCAGAGAAACTTAGAGGACCAAAAAAATCAAAAGTCACGTCATCGCAAAGTGAGCAGCAGAGTGATGAGAAGACTCCAAGCCAAGCCGTCGCGATGCCATCGTTGATCGTCATTTTTCAGCATCGATCGGGCACGGTGGATCTGCAGCATGCACCACAGCAGCCCAATCACTTGATCGTACATTTTGCAGATGGGAACCAAGAGGAAGTGCCGGCGAGAGACTGTCAGATTGACCAACTCATTTTCCAGTAA